In the Ignavibacteriales bacterium genome, one interval contains:
- a CDS encoding VCBS repeat-containing protein has protein sequence MIIIPGKDNTFNCSDPSRRHRFAHVLSSTSFVFWLAIRTVSAQTNESAFGEVHFFPLPAQFEKSTQVSSNHQQVTTLALWSGHRGEILLATFDTTETSVTYTMKHTAVEFDNLYAADFNSDGLPDFMLVNNHEKLISFVLNLKPDSLQITSTMKIPFEPEQILMGDYNNDKHIDILVYARKTPGILPLIGNGKGYFTRGRIIAQDNAVGAADFAQVNNDNLTDIVLWDWVKSELHVLYGAGNGRFIDQSTFPVQGEVKSLTAISMIRDHALDLMLKMTKPSEFQVWEGNDFGDFQIKNHLPCEEHITDFCFVDVNHDGLNDIVMSTNPASLQVLFNNDIDAFTDRMEYASGDDPQDIVVMPQGNCIVFDRNGNQLIVYRNAAKPSSMTDSIQLATGVSPTEIIVNDFNRDSVMDIALLNTKSQSVSLYWGQKGTIPFGPLSYLLTGEPNHLAFHSSTDTTLQLVLTFPQTHQISYFTLDAANNSVSNAFIGCEGDAQLLSASINQNHQSEFVTWNTMSPEGNSLSFYEQLGPVTFIERTFRLLPPDFLLGASIADLNQDGFPGIIYAYRTGDTSLVELGVAYGDSAYSMKHRIVSREFALPDVKQVFIWLADFDNNGVLDFLMQAGSPVDYLMVAKGKGNGLFYDPKIITSGLPIEERSNLQIVDVDGDGFPDIVIGSQKLGRVDWFRNRGDCNFGADQTLATQPDLSHYAVADVDADGVKDLAMTLGKKGILKIINGKRLPFRSEINK, from the coding sequence CGAATGAATCTGCTTTTGGAGAAGTACACTTCTTCCCGCTTCCTGCACAATTTGAAAAGAGTACTCAGGTTTCATCAAATCACCAGCAGGTGACGACACTTGCGTTGTGGTCCGGACATCGCGGCGAAATTCTCTTAGCGACATTTGACACAACGGAGACATCTGTTACGTACACCATGAAACACACGGCGGTTGAGTTTGATAATCTCTATGCGGCGGATTTCAATAGCGACGGATTGCCGGATTTCATGCTGGTGAACAACCATGAGAAATTGATTTCGTTCGTGCTGAATCTGAAACCGGATTCTCTTCAAATAACGAGTACGATGAAGATTCCATTCGAACCTGAACAAATACTCATGGGTGATTACAACAATGATAAGCATATCGATATCCTGGTGTATGCACGTAAAACGCCCGGCATTCTTCCTCTCATTGGCAACGGTAAAGGGTACTTTACGCGTGGTAGAATTATCGCACAGGACAACGCAGTTGGCGCCGCCGATTTTGCTCAGGTGAACAATGATAATCTAACAGACATTGTTCTGTGGGATTGGGTCAAAAGCGAACTCCATGTGCTGTATGGAGCCGGGAATGGAAGATTCATAGATCAGAGTACATTTCCGGTACAAGGCGAAGTGAAATCACTTACGGCAATATCGATGATTCGTGACCATGCACTTGATTTAATGTTGAAGATGACTAAGCCGTCCGAGTTTCAAGTCTGGGAAGGAAACGATTTCGGCGATTTTCAAATAAAAAATCATCTTCCTTGTGAAGAGCATATTACAGATTTCTGTTTTGTTGACGTGAATCATGATGGTTTAAATGACATTGTCATGTCCACGAATCCTGCCTCCCTGCAAGTTTTGTTCAATAATGATATAGATGCATTTACTGATCGCATGGAATATGCCTCTGGTGATGATCCTCAAGATATTGTCGTCATGCCGCAAGGAAATTGTATTGTCTTTGACAGGAACGGTAACCAATTGATTGTTTACAGGAATGCCGCGAAGCCGAGTTCGATGACAGATTCCATTCAGCTTGCGACGGGTGTCTCTCCGACTGAAATCATTGTGAATGATTTTAATCGAGATAGTGTTATGGACATTGCATTGCTCAATACAAAAAGTCAATCTGTTTCGCTCTATTGGGGTCAAAAAGGTACTATTCCTTTTGGACCACTTTCGTATTTATTGACTGGTGAGCCAAATCATCTCGCGTTTCATTCATCAACGGATACGACATTACAGCTTGTACTTACATTTCCGCAGACGCATCAAATTTCGTACTTCACACTTGATGCCGCAAATAATTCTGTCTCTAATGCTTTCATAGGATGCGAGGGAGATGCGCAACTGCTCTCTGCTTCCATAAATCAGAACCATCAGTCAGAATTCGTTACATGGAATACAATGTCACCGGAAGGAAATTCATTAAGCTTTTATGAACAACTTGGTCCGGTAACATTTATCGAGCGTACGTTTCGCCTCCTTCCGCCGGATTTTTTATTAGGAGCTTCGATTGCAGATTTGAATCAAGACGGGTTTCCGGGTATTATCTATGCATACCGAACCGGTGATACTTCGCTAGTAGAACTAGGAGTAGCGTATGGCGACTCCGCGTATTCCATGAAACATCGCATTGTCTCGCGAGAATTTGCGCTTCCCGACGTCAAGCAAGTTTTCATTTGGCTGGCCGACTTTGATAATAACGGTGTTCTCGATTTTCTGATGCAAGCAGGATCTCCCGTGGACTATCTCATGGTTGCCAAAGGGAAGGGAAACGGCCTTTTTTACGATCCTAAAATTATCACAAGCGGCTTACCGATTGAAGAACGGTCGAACCTGCAAATTGTTGATGTAGATGGCGATGGTTTTCCCGATATTGTCATTGGCTCACAAAAGCTTGGGCGCGTGGATTGGTTTCGCAACCGGGGCGATTGCAACTTTGGCGCCGATCAAACATTGGCGACACAACCTGACTTGAGCCATTACGCTGTTGCCGATGTCGATGCTGATGGTGTGAAGGATTTAGCGATGACGCTTGGGAAGAAAGGTATTTTGAAAATTATTAATGGTAAACGGCTTCCTTTTCGATCTGAGATAAACAAATAG